One window from the genome of Tachysurus vachellii isolate PV-2020 chromosome 5, HZAU_Pvac_v1, whole genome shotgun sequence encodes:
- the pigv gene encoding palmitoyltransferase ZDHHC18-A → MLIPGIHEKKDLEIIVRFAAFTRVLSLILQAVLNALIPDHEADAFSPPRSEEPLVLDHTIELLFSGLGRWDAEHFLFIAEHGYLYEHNFAFFPLFPLVLRLLATILLWPLSPILTVHGRLLVMVAIANSTLFVMSAVALYGLSRMVLQDRKLAVISSLIYCLTPANVFMLAGYSESVFALLTFGGLCLLEKGFTSGACFLLGLATAARANGLVNAGFLLYLPLQRSLTQVFNKRSTWHYSCAALRFLLTSPLYIAVIVLPFCLFQFYGYYTFCLPSLTEEYISPAFLNLAREKGYRVPDAAATIPSWCMKPVPVLYSYIQDVYWDVGFLRYFQLKQIPNFLLALPVATLSALALYMYIMANPRFCLHLGLREIGKKKKDGKPPAGLYCPKVFVYIVHCSVLLIFGVFCMHVQVLTRFLASSSPVIYWISGHLLLSCEPLLKEDKNLAYGHRQNTLEQNFCLLCISNPITQLLMRWRTCSFPTHCILGYFISYWLLGLALHCNFLPWT, encoded by the exons ATGCTGATTCCAGGCATTCATGAGAAAAAGGATTTAGAAATAATTGTGCGGTTTGCAGCCTTTACGCGAGTATTATCACTTATTTTACAG GCTGTACTGAATGCTCTAATCCCGGATCATGAAGCAGATGCCTTCAGTCCTCCCCGGTCAGAGGAACCGCTCGTCTTGGACCACACAATTGAGCTGCTCTTTAGTGGCTTAGGCCGCTGGGATGCTGAACATTTTCTCTTCATAGCTGAACATGGCTACTTGTATGAACACAACTTTGCTTTCTTCCCACTCTTTCCACTGGTTCTGCGTTTGCTAGCAACCATCCTGCTGTGGCCTCTGAGTCCCATTTTGACAGTACATGGACGTTTACTCGTGATGGTGGCCATAGCTAATAGCACACTCTTTGTGATGAGCGCAGTGGCACTTTATGGATTAAGCCGTATGGTTTTACAGGACCGAAAACTTGCCGTGATCTCAAGTCTTATCTACTGTCTCACACCAGCCAATGTTTTTATGTTAGCAGGCTATTCAGAAAGTGTTTTTGCTCTTCTCACTTTTGGCGgtttgtgtttattagagaaGGGGTTTACAAGTGGAGCATGTTTCCTTCTAGGTCTTGCCACTGCTGCACGTGCTAATGGACTTGTGAATGCTGGGTTTTTGTTATACTTGCCCCTGCAGCGGAGTCTCACTCAGGTGTTTAACAAAAGATCCACATGGCACTACAGCTGTGCAGCTCTGAGGTTTTTGCTTACATCACCACTTTACATTGCAGTCATTGTGCTACCATTTTGCCTCTTTCAGTTTTACGGCTACTACACATTCTGTCTACCCTCTCTGACTGAAGAGTATATTTCTCCTGCTTTCCTCAACCTTGCTAGGGAGAAAGGGTACAGGGTTCCTGATGCAGCAGCCACCATTCCAAGCTGGTGCATGAAACCGGTCCCGGTGCTCTACTCCTATATTCAGGATGTGTACTGGGATGTCGGTTTTCTCCGATATTTCCAGTTAAAGCAGATACCCAACTTCCTCTTGGCACTTCCAGTCGCCACTCTGAGTGCACTGGCATTGTACATGTACATAATGGCTAATCCACGTTTTTGTTTGCATCTTGGCCTAAGGGAgattggaaagaaaaagaaagacggaAAACCTCCAGCTGGCCTCTACTGCCCAAAGGTTTTTGTGTACATTGTTCACTGCTCTGTGTTGCTAATATTTGGCGTATTCTGCATGCATGTCCAG GTGCTTACCCGTTTTCTAGCCTCATCTTCACCTGTCATCTACTGGATTAGTGGCCACCTTCTTCTTTCATGTGAACCCTTGTTGAAAGAAGATAAAAACTTGGCTTATGGCCACAGACAGAACACCTTGGAACaaaatttttgtcttttgtgcaTTAGCAACCCTATCACTCAGCTCTTAATGCGCTGGAGGACTTGCTCTTTTCCCACCCACTGCATTTTGGGATACTTCATCTCATACTGGCTGTTAGGTTTAGCTCTGCACTGCAACTTCCTACCTTGGACGTGA